In Zea mays cultivar B73 chromosome 7, Zm-B73-REFERENCE-NAM-5.0, whole genome shotgun sequence, the following proteins share a genomic window:
- the LOC100382137 gene encoding L-ascorbate oxidase-like precursor produces MGCPPRLLCCLFLSLSLAAVVARAATRHQEWEISYQFKSPDCVRKLAVTINGETPGPTIRATQGDTVVVRVKNSLLTENVAIHWHGIRQRGTPWADGTEGVTQCPILPGDTFTYAFVVDRPGTYMYHAHYGMQRSAGLNGLIVVAAAPGGPDAEPFRYDGEHDVLLNDWWHKSTYEQAAGLASAPLVWVGEPQSLLINGRGRFVNCSAAGACDAAHPECATPVFAVVPGRTYRFRIASVTSLSALNFEIEGHEMTVVEADGHYVKPFVVKNLNIYSGETYSVLIKADQDPNRNYWLASNVVSREPGTPAGTAVLSYYGGRSSPRRSPPTAPPAGPAWNDTAYRFRQSVATVAHPAHVEPPPPRADRTILLLNTQNKIDAHIKWALNGVSFTLPHTPYLVAMKRPGLLDTFDQRPPPETYAHRGYDVYAVPPNPNATTSDGLYRLRFGSVVDVVLQNANMLAPNKSETHPWHLHGHDFWVLGYGIGRFDPAVHPASYNLRDPILKNTVAVHPYGWTALRFRADNPGVWAFHCHIESHFFMGMGIAFEEGVDRVAPLPPQIMGCGKTRGGH; encoded by the exons ATGGGCTGTCCACCGCGGCTCCTCTGCTGCCTCTTCCTGTCGCTGTCGCTGGCAGCGGTGGTCGCGCGCGCCGCCACGCGGCACCAGGAGTGGGAGATCAGCTACCAGTTCAAGAGCCCCGACTGCGTGCGGAAGCTGGCGGTGACCATCAACGGGGAGACGCCCGGGCCGACGATCCGCGCGACGCAGGGGGACACCGTGGTGGTCCGGGTGAAGAACTCCCTGCTGACCGAGAACGTGGCCATCCACTGGCACGGCATCCGGCAGCGCGGCACGCCGTGGGCCGACGGCACGGAGGGCGTGACGCAGTGCCCCATCCTCCCCGGGGACACCTTCACCTACGCCTTCGTGGTGGACCGCCCGGGCACGTACATGTACCACGCGCACTACGGGATGCAGCGCTCCGCGGGGCTCAACGGGCTCATCGTGGTGGCCGCGGCGCCCGGCGGGCCCGACGCCGAGCCGTTCCGCTACGACGGCGAGCACGACGTGCTGCTCAACGACTGGTGGCATAAGAGCACCTACGAGCAGGCCGCCGGGCTCGCGTCCGCGCCGCTCGTCTGGGTCGGGGAGCCGCAGTCGCTGCTCATCAACGGCCGCGGCAGGTTCGTCAACTGCTCGGCCGCCGGGGCCTGCGACGCCGCGCACCCGGAGTGCGCCACGCCCGTGTTCGCCGTCGTGCCCGGCAGGACCTACAGGTTCCGCATCGCCAGCGTCACCTCGCTGTCGGCGCTCAACTTTGAGATCGAG GGCCACGAAAtgacggtggtggaggcggacggGCACTACGTGAAGCCGTTCGTGGTGAAGAACCTCAACATCTACTCGGGCGAGACCTACTCCGTGCTGATCAAGGCGGACCAGGACCCCAACCGCAACTACTGGCTCGCCTCCAACGTGGTCAGCCGCGAGCCGGGCACGCCGGCGGGCACCGCCGTGCTCAGCTACTACGGCGGGCGCAGCAGCCCGCGCAGGTCGCCGCCGACGGCGCCTCCCGCGGGGCCCGCCTGGAACGACACCGCGTACCGGTTCCGGCAGAGCGTGGCGACGGTGGCGCACCCGGCCCACGTCGAGCCTCCGCCGCCGCGCGCCGACCGCACCATCCTCCTGCTCAACACACAGAACAAGATCGACGCGCACATCAAGTGGGCGCTCAACGGCGTGTCCTTCACGCTGCCGCACACGCCCTACCTGGTGGCCATGAAGCGGCCGGGGCTCCTGGACACCTTCGACCAGCGCCCGCCGCCGGAGACGTACGCGCACCGGGGGTACGACGTCTACGCCGTCCCGCCCAACCCCAACGCCACCACCAGCGACGGGCTGTACCGCCTGCGGTTCGGCTCCGTCGTCGACGTGGTGCTGCAGAACGCCAACATGCTGGCGCCCAACAAGAGCGAGACGCACCCGTGGCACCTGCACGGCCACGACTTCTGGGTGCTGGGCTACGGCATCGGCCGCTTCGACCCGGCGGTGCACCCGGCGTCCTACAACCTCAGGGACCCCATTCTCAAGAACACCGTCGCGGTGCACCCCTACGGCTGGACGGCGCTGCGGTTCAGGGCCGACAACCCCGGCGTCTGGGCGTTCCATTGCCACATCGAGTCCCATTTCTTCATGGGGATGGGCATCGCCTTCGAGGAAGGCGTCGACCGCGTCGCTCCGCTCCCGCCACAGATCATGGGGTGCGGGAAAACCAGGGGTGGCCACTAA